DNA sequence from the Colletotrichum destructivum chromosome 9, complete sequence genome:
ATGTCGTGGTAGTAGCCCGCTGCCATTTGTCCCGCCGCTTACACTCTCCTCTCCCGTGCTTCATTCTCtgccatggccgagaccgaggcccGCCAGTGGACGATAGTCCTGATCCTGTCCGCACTCGTCCTTTCCTTCGTCGTTCTCTCCCAGATCCTGACAACATACGCAACTGCCTACCGTGCCGCTCCCAACGAAATCACCTCCTTCATCGATGCTGTGGACTTCTCTGTCGAGGAGAATGAGAGTTACGATCGCGACGTTGCCAGAGTCCAGCGTCTCGAGGATAAGCTCCGTCTGGGCCGCTTGCTGCGTGAGATTcagaagggcggcgacgacttGCGCGAGGACATCAACTCAATGCTCCTCTCCAATGACACCGCCACCCTGCACATGAGCGCGCGGCTTCTCTGGGCCAGCAAGCGCCGCGACCTTGAGGAGCGCGTCCGCCGGCTAGATCTTGTGAAAATGCGCTTCCTCGTCGTGTACATGGGTGTGGTTGCAGAGCGGGCGAGTACCACGACGGAACGACAGGCGCCTGTGTTGACGCCACAAAGAGACACGGAGAAAACGCCCGTGTCTCCTTTCACGCCGCCCATGAATGCGGTGAACGCCAATTTGACGCGCGCGCTGACGGAGGAGATCCGCGAGAGGCCGCCGCTGAGGAGGTTAACCACCCAGGCCATCGGTCATCGCGAAAATACCGGAACAGGGCACAAGTTTGGGTGGGCGGGTGTGGTCCAGGAATTACAAAAGAGTCCTCGGATGCACAAACGACGCTCTTCTATCGAAAGGTCCATCGAGCAGGAGCTGGCGAATGCCAAGCTGACAATCTGAGCTGCGATGGATTGAAAAGGCGTTGCCTGTCGCAGCAGACGGTTGCGAGTgtagacggcggcgaccacgGGCCCACGGGCCCACGAACAATGACGAAACAACGATACAATCGGCTTATGACTACAGATAACATGGTATGCACGATGTATGAACCATTGCAAATGCCTCCAGGGCGGATGGCACACGGTCTTAGCCACGCTCAATACCGGGGCCAGTATGGCATATTGTTtgacgacatcgacatcacTTGCTCGCATTTGGCATTTCTACACCTTCGATCGCAGACACGAATTATGAACAAAACCGCGGATGGGGGTTTGACGATAGGCGCACGGGGACACAGCGGAGCGGGTTGGGCTCTTGGGCGGATATGGTTTTCTTTTTAATTGGGCTCGCCGTTTCTTTGGGAGAACCTACACATCGCTTCACGTAGGTAGATGAGATACCCCTTTTCACGGCATCATTAAACCCCTTTTGGCCTATATGGCACAATCTACACTGTACCTCACCTGTCAGTGTCCTTTCCTTTGCCTCTTCAGGCCAAAGTGATGACCCTCAACCCCGACTTACCTCGCATAAGTCCTCGACGCTGAGACCCACCTCTGAAGGAGCTCAATGCCCAATAAGAGAGACATCGTCGGGACCGGTGCTGTTCCTCTCGCCAACTACATGTTTGTTAGAAGTGGTTGCGTATCAGGCACTGGAGATCATCGTCTTACCATCAAGGGCCACCAAGAACCGGCTCACGCAGTTGTAGCATGCAACCTGCATCAGTTTGTCAGCCCACGCCCCCTCTTCCTAAGCCATTAATCAGTCTCACTTACCGTCGTTGTAATTTCTACAACCTCCCGCTCGCTAAACAAGGCCTTGAGCTTTTCAAAGGTCTCATCCTTGACCCTGACGTTCCTCGTCATTTCGTCCGTGTACACCAGCACGGCCCACTGCTTCTCGTTCAAATACAGGGCGGGTCGGGCGTCGAGTTCCAGCGGCGACTCGGCCTTGACCGCGTCCATGGCATCTGCCGGgacaccggcggcgacggccagcggCGCGTGGTGACCCCACTCATACCAGGCCcggttgacgacggcgacgcgcGAGATGGCGAGCTCGCGCAGGTCGGCAGGGATGGTGGTCTGCGTGCGAATAGCCCCAAGGAACGAGTTCCAGCCATCAGCAACGGGCGGGGCGTGGAGCAAGGCCAGGTCTAGAGGTTGCAATGGCCGCGGGTTGCGACGGGCCTGGATCCGGGAGACGATagcggcctcctcgggggtAGAGGTCGGTGGCGGGTTGGGGACGTAGGGGATGCGCATTTTGCGTCTGGGGGCGACAGGTTTTGTCGTTGGCTGAAGAAGTGCTATTCTCTTGAAGAGGCTCAGAAACCTAGGAAGGGGGGGCATGTAAGAACCTCTATGGGAGGAAATGAGCTTGAAGTTGCAGGTCTGAGTTGACGTGCAAGGCCCTGACTCTTGATATCTTATATTGTTGTATTCCGGAGGAGCGCGGGGTTGTAAATCCCGTCTCCACATCCCGAAAATCGGGCGGGCCGAGCGAGCGTTCTTCCCCCTTTCTCTACCACCCGGTTGAATGCTGTCCCGGCACTTTGTCGGTGTCGGGTCGCCATTGATTCTGGCCCCGGCGAGCCTGGGAAGATGTCCGTTGAAGTGTCGGTAGCGGCAGGCGATTTCCAGTGGAGAACTGGATGACACGCTTGGGGAAAGTATTGCAGTTCGCGTGACAAGTCTATTGAAATGCTGCGAGTAGACGCCTTTGTACAGCGTTTCGGCTATGAACCGATTGCCACTGCGATATGTAACACAACGCCGCAAGCCCGACCAGCCAAGCATGTCTGGGTATCTAAGTGGCTAGACGCCT
Encoded proteins:
- a CDS encoding Putative carboxymuconolactone decarboxylase, encoding MLGWSGLRRCVTYRSGNRFIAETLYKGVYSQHFNRLVTRTAILSPSVSSSSPLEIACRYRHFNGHLPRLAGARINGDPTPTKCRDSIQPGGRERGKNARSARPIFGMWRRDLQPRAPPEYNNIRYQESGPCTSTQTCNFKLISSHRGSYMPPLPRFLSLFKRIALLQPTTKPVAPRRKMRIPYVPNPPPTSTPEEAAIVSRIQARRNPRPLQPLDLALLHAPPVADGWNSFLGAIRTQTTIPADLRELAISRVAVVNRAWYEWGHHAPLAVAAGVPADAMDAVKAESPLELDARPALYLNEKQWAVLVYTDEMTRNVRVKDETFEKLKALFSEREVVEITTTVACYNCVSRFLVALDVGERNSTGPDDVSLIGH